The following are from one region of the Amycolatopsis sp. QT-25 genome:
- a CDS encoding ribokinase, whose product MTSQVLVIGSANADLVVPVDRRPGGGETVLGGDTILSPGGKGANTAVAAARLGADVALLGAVGDDPYGELLKRSLAESGVDTDLLRTSERPTGIAYITVTPDGENSILVSPGANSGLRPEDVDLDGAEIVVLSLEIPLETVEHAVAKAAEKGVRTLLNLSPAAELSAKTLQGLEILLVNEHEAAFLLGGAADFPKLLDLGPKAAVVTLGAKGAAVVTADGVTEVPSPKVEAVDTTGAGDAFAGALATSLAKGEKLAEAARKAVKVAAITVTRQGAQPSYPTASELE is encoded by the coding sequence ATGACTTCTCAGGTGCTGGTCATCGGGTCCGCCAATGCCGATCTCGTCGTTCCGGTCGACCGGCGACCAGGGGGTGGCGAAACAGTACTCGGTGGCGACACGATCTTGTCACCGGGTGGCAAGGGCGCCAACACGGCGGTCGCCGCGGCCCGGCTCGGCGCCGACGTCGCGCTGCTCGGGGCGGTCGGTGACGATCCGTACGGCGAGTTGCTCAAGCGGTCGCTGGCGGAGTCCGGGGTGGACACGGACTTGCTGCGGACGAGTGAGCGTCCGACTGGGATCGCCTACATCACGGTCACCCCCGACGGCGAGAACTCGATCCTCGTCTCGCCCGGCGCCAATTCCGGCCTGCGGCCCGAGGACGTCGATCTCGACGGCGCCGAGATCGTGGTGTTGTCGCTGGAGATTCCGCTCGAGACCGTCGAACACGCCGTGGCGAAGGCCGCCGAAAAGGGCGTGAGGACGCTGTTGAACCTGTCTCCGGCCGCCGAGCTTTCCGCGAAAACGCTTCAGGGGCTCGAAATCCTGCTGGTCAACGAGCACGAGGCAGCGTTCCTGCTCGGTGGCGCGGCAGACTTTCCCAAGCTGCTCGATCTCGGTCCGAAGGCCGCTGTCGTGACGCTCGGCGCGAAGGGGGCGGCGGTGGTGACCGCGGACGGCGTGACGGAGGTGCCGTCGCCGAAGGTCGAGGCCGTGGACACCACGGGCGCCGGTGATGCTTTCGCGGGCGCGCTCGCGACGTCGCTCGCGAAGGGCGAGAAGCTGGCCGAGGCCGCGCGTAAGGCGGTGAAGGTGGCGGCGATCACGGTGACCCGCCAGGGCGCGCAGCCGTCGTATCCGACAGCGTCCGAACTGGAATGA
- a CDS encoding YbaB/EbfC family nucleoid-associated protein — protein MSNPEQLFADFEAKLADAQRKANRMRTEIEGVSVSERSKDGQISVKVNHAGNLVGLEIGPSVRDDPALAQEILRVVQSAQSKLASAMRTGVPSIAGTETMNELVDQLQSEYPEPEPTGYVEGGHQAVDEDARFVAEDELDTPPPPPAPKSPAPPATPAPPRAARRQQTDHEDDYFTGGDFLR, from the coding sequence GTGTCGAACCCTGAGCAGCTCTTCGCTGATTTCGAGGCCAAGCTGGCCGATGCCCAGCGAAAGGCGAATCGGATGCGCACCGAGATCGAAGGCGTCTCGGTGTCCGAACGCAGCAAAGACGGCCAGATCTCGGTCAAGGTCAATCACGCGGGCAACCTCGTGGGCCTGGAGATCGGCCCGTCCGTGCGGGACGACCCGGCGCTCGCGCAGGAGATCCTCCGCGTCGTCCAGAGCGCCCAGAGCAAACTCGCGAGCGCGATGCGGACCGGTGTCCCGTCCATCGCGGGCACCGAGACGATGAACGAGCTGGTCGACCAGCTGCAGAGCGAGTACCCGGAACCCGAGCCGACGGGTTACGTCGAGGGCGGACACCAAGCGGTGGACGAGGACGCCCGTTTCGTCGCCGAAGACGAACTCGACACGCCTCCGCCCCCTCCCGCCCCGAAGTCGCCCGCTCCTCCGGCCACACCCGCGCCACCGCGCGCCGCGCGCAGGCAGCAGACGGACCACGAGGACGACTACTTCACCGGCGGCGACTTCCTGCGCTGA
- a CDS encoding ESX secretion-associated protein EspG, with translation MFEAPLYLPKTVLLTAWEWERHGPAPAALGPDHLWLAEDTKKKLDDAVLDTLTELKLASAGTLTREFRNLLRVLATGPLRFTAWLGDIESDETGNILVSASGPDAVRVIRQDEKIRIDVVDPGYGAESLVDMLPPVEPARITPFRIPKARFSGQPVYEDSYDLDDPTEEPAYDPLPFARELMAAKRTGVHQLYAVNSGIRSTPITAVDTAHAGRVLTYVLPGEDGEPLVGFEPGSRDILVDVLYATLHGLK, from the coding sequence GTGTTCGAAGCACCCCTGTACCTGCCGAAGACCGTCCTGCTCACCGCGTGGGAATGGGAGCGCCACGGCCCCGCGCCCGCGGCACTCGGCCCGGACCACCTGTGGCTCGCCGAAGACACCAAGAAGAAACTCGACGACGCGGTGCTCGACACCCTCACCGAGCTGAAGCTGGCCTCCGCCGGCACTTTGACCAGAGAGTTCCGGAACCTCCTCCGGGTGCTGGCCACCGGCCCGCTGCGGTTCACCGCCTGGCTCGGCGACATCGAGTCGGACGAGACCGGCAACATCCTCGTGTCGGCGTCCGGCCCGGACGCGGTCCGGGTGATCCGCCAGGACGAAAAGATCCGCATCGACGTCGTCGACCCCGGCTACGGCGCCGAATCCTTGGTCGACATGTTGCCCCCGGTCGAACCGGCCCGGATCACCCCGTTCAGGATCCCGAAAGCGCGCTTCTCCGGCCAGCCGGTCTACGAGGATTCCTACGACCTCGATGACCCGACCGAGGAGCCCGCCTACGACCCACTGCCCTTCGCGCGGGAACTGATGGCGGCGAAACGCACCGGGGTGCACCAGCTCTACGCGGTCAACAGCGGCATCAGGAGCACTCCGATCACCGCGGTCGATACAGCTCACGCCGGACGCGTCCTCACCTACGTGCTGCCAGGCGAGGACGGCGAACCGCTGGTCGGCTTCGAACCGGGGAGCAGGGACATCCTGGTCGACGTCCTCTACGCGACCCTGCACGGACTGAAGTAA
- a CDS encoding DUF3558 domain-containing protein, with translation MAAGTLLLAACDGNRATPGTPTAGTNSPTASPSTAGLPHSGAPAVQNPLPAKVLDGSPCDSALTVQQLESFLGEPDPAKPSTDALGTACRWNAASGSGAGFTVSYQTKSDQGISLAYQSVKSEVARWVELTPIDGYPAIGYGGNAPGDERHCVVVVGVSDQLAYSVSLSRGDKAGREGKDSCILGRDVAAEVLKNLKGRA, from the coding sequence GTGGCCGCCGGCACCCTGCTCCTGGCAGCGTGCGACGGTAACCGTGCCACTCCTGGCACTCCGACCGCAGGCACGAACTCACCCACCGCATCGCCGAGCACGGCGGGTCTCCCGCACAGCGGAGCGCCCGCTGTACAGAACCCGCTGCCCGCCAAAGTCCTCGACGGAAGTCCCTGTGACAGTGCCCTTACCGTTCAGCAACTCGAATCTTTCCTCGGCGAACCGGATCCCGCCAAGCCCAGCACCGACGCTCTCGGCACCGCTTGCAGGTGGAATGCCGCGTCCGGTAGTGGCGCAGGATTCACCGTCAGCTACCAAACCAAGTCGGACCAAGGCATCAGCCTCGCCTACCAAAGTGTGAAATCGGAAGTCGCTCGCTGGGTGGAGCTCACTCCTATCGACGGCTATCCCGCGATCGGGTACGGCGGAAATGCTCCGGGCGACGAACGACATTGCGTCGTGGTGGTCGGCGTCTCTGATCAGCTCGCCTACTCGGTTTCCCTCTCCCGAGGAGACAAAGCGGGCCGCGAGGGCAAGGACTCCTGCATCCTCGGCCGTGACGTGGCGGCTGAAGTCCTGAAGAATCTCAAGGGGAGGGCGTAA
- a CDS encoding TetR/AcrR family transcriptional regulator produces the protein MTNTGRRNRERAATDQDIRRTARALLVEQGPEAVTLRAIARELGITAPALYRYYGSRDDLVEHLRADVVADLAAGLAEDIAQLPDEGARQLFAICRGFRHWALTHTKEFTLVFASPSGDDTLSRLDEPFGRIFLAAAGRVLAMHDLVTPSNDVVPAELRDDLTSFQEELLVVLKESGATFPVEKLDLGVTYLMIQFWTRLYGHVTLEVFGNHPIPFSKPDVLFEAMLADLAREIGLTAE, from the coding sequence ATGACCAACACCGGCCGCAGGAATCGTGAGCGGGCCGCGACCGATCAGGACATCCGCCGGACGGCGCGGGCGCTCTTGGTCGAGCAGGGACCGGAGGCCGTGACCTTGCGAGCGATCGCACGCGAACTCGGCATCACGGCGCCGGCGTTGTACCGCTACTACGGCTCCCGTGACGATCTGGTCGAGCACCTGCGTGCGGACGTCGTCGCGGATCTCGCGGCCGGACTCGCCGAGGACATCGCGCAGCTGCCGGACGAGGGCGCCCGGCAACTTTTCGCCATCTGCCGGGGATTCCGGCACTGGGCGCTCACGCACACCAAGGAGTTCACGCTGGTCTTCGCGTCGCCTTCGGGCGATGACACGTTGAGCAGGCTGGACGAGCCGTTCGGGCGGATCTTCCTCGCGGCGGCGGGCCGGGTGCTGGCGATGCACGACCTGGTGACACCGTCGAACGACGTGGTGCCCGCCGAGCTGCGCGACGATCTCACGTCCTTCCAGGAGGAATTGCTCGTCGTGCTGAAGGAGTCCGGCGCGACGTTCCCGGTGGAGAAGCTCGACCTCGGCGTGACGTACCTGATGATCCAGTTCTGGACCCGGCTCTACGGGCACGTCACGCTCGAGGTCTTCGGCAACCATCCGATCCCGTTCTCGAAACCGGACGTCCTCTTCGAGGCGATGCTGGCCGATCTCGCCCGCGAGATCGGCCTCACCGCGGAGTGA
- a CDS encoding 3-oxoacyl-ACP reductase family protein encodes MTLDGKVALVTGGSRGIGAATAIRLAEDGADVALTYQHNAALAAGVVDEIKALGRRALAIQADSSDAAALVSAVDTTVAEFGGLDVLVNNAGVGFVGPLDQTSLEDIDRVLTVNVRGVYVATQAAARHLGDGGRVVTIGSCIADRVPGPGMSLYAVSKTALLGLTKGLARELGPRGITVNIVHPGPTDTDMNPADGPYAADQRSLTVFDRYGSPSEVAATVSFLARPDSKYVTAATVSVDGGHAA; translated from the coding sequence ATGACCCTCGACGGCAAGGTGGCTTTGGTGACCGGCGGCAGCCGCGGGATCGGTGCCGCCACGGCGATCCGGCTCGCCGAGGACGGCGCCGACGTCGCACTCACCTATCAGCACAACGCGGCGCTCGCTGCCGGTGTCGTGGACGAGATCAAGGCGCTCGGCCGTCGCGCGCTGGCGATCCAGGCCGACAGCTCCGACGCCGCGGCTCTGGTTTCCGCGGTCGACACGACGGTCGCCGAGTTCGGCGGGCTCGACGTGCTGGTCAACAACGCGGGCGTCGGTTTCGTCGGCCCCCTCGACCAGACGAGCCTGGAGGACATCGACCGCGTGCTCACGGTCAACGTCCGCGGTGTCTACGTGGCCACGCAGGCCGCGGCCCGGCACCTCGGCGACGGCGGGCGCGTGGTCACCATCGGCAGCTGCATCGCCGACCGCGTTCCCGGCCCCGGGATGTCGCTGTACGCGGTGAGCAAGACCGCGCTGCTGGGCCTGACCAAGGGGCTCGCCAGGGAACTCGGGCCGCGTGGAATCACCGTGAACATCGTCCACCCCGGCCCGACCGACACCGACATGAACCCGGCCGACGGCCCGTACGCCGCCGACCAGCGGAGCCTGACGGTGTTCGACCGCTACGGTTCGCCGTCGGAGGTCGCCGCCACCGTGTCGTTCCTCGCCCGGCCGGACAGCAAGTACGTGACCGCGGCGACCGTCTCGGTCGACGGCGGGCACGCGGCATAA